The Actinomadura sp. WMMB 499 genome includes a window with the following:
- a CDS encoding phosphotransferase family protein: MSGPGDALAARLGAGIDGLERLSGGASRETWAFIADGRPLILRRDPPAAPDAAAMAREAALLSSAAAAGVPVPTLVDHGDDLDGAPYLIMERLTGETIPRRLLRTERPGLARELGAILARLHAMAPVPDLPDADPLDALAEYYDAFEEPRPAVELAFRWLRANRPAPTGRTVVHGDFRNGNLMIDGPDVTGVLDWELSHLGDPAEDLGWLCVKAWRFGSPHPVGGFGPRADLLAGYADGGGTPPDPDVLHWWEVYGTLRWTVLCRHQAERYLSGADPSIEYAVLGRKVCEQEHDLLLALGLAEPVTVPDPLGSEDGTGAAAPPHDRPSGPALLEAVERFVLEADHADDRLRFHARVAASALRIARRELLLGDAHREAHAARLAPLGCANDAELAAAVREGRLADRTDEVVAAVRASVVDKLTVANPRHLATPP, from the coding sequence ATGAGCGGGCCGGGCGACGCGCTCGCCGCCCGGCTCGGCGCCGGGATCGACGGCCTGGAGCGGCTCTCCGGCGGCGCGAGCCGCGAGACCTGGGCGTTCATCGCCGACGGCCGCCCGCTGATCCTTCGCCGCGACCCGCCCGCCGCGCCCGACGCGGCGGCGATGGCCCGCGAGGCGGCGCTGCTGTCGTCCGCCGCGGCCGCCGGCGTCCCCGTCCCCACGCTCGTCGACCACGGCGACGACCTCGACGGCGCCCCGTACCTGATCATGGAGCGGCTGACCGGGGAGACGATCCCGCGCCGGCTGCTGCGCACCGAGCGCCCCGGTCTCGCGCGCGAGCTCGGCGCGATCCTCGCGCGCCTGCACGCGATGGCGCCCGTCCCGGACCTGCCGGACGCCGACCCGCTCGACGCGCTCGCCGAGTACTACGACGCGTTCGAGGAGCCCCGCCCCGCCGTCGAGCTCGCGTTCCGGTGGCTGCGCGCGAATCGCCCGGCGCCGACCGGACGCACCGTCGTGCACGGCGACTTCCGCAACGGCAACCTGATGATCGACGGCCCGGACGTCACCGGCGTCCTCGACTGGGAGCTGTCGCACCTCGGGGACCCCGCCGAGGACCTCGGGTGGCTGTGCGTGAAGGCGTGGCGGTTCGGCTCCCCGCACCCCGTCGGCGGCTTCGGCCCCCGCGCCGACCTCCTCGCCGGGTACGCCGACGGCGGCGGCACCCCGCCGGACCCGGACGTCCTGCACTGGTGGGAGGTCTACGGCACGCTCCGCTGGACGGTCCTGTGCCGCCACCAGGCCGAGCGGTACCTGAGCGGCGCCGACCCGTCGATCGAGTACGCCGTCCTCGGCCGCAAGGTGTGCGAGCAGGAGCACGACCTGCTCCTCGCCCTCGGGCTCGCCGAACCGGTCACCGTCCCCGACCCGCTGGGGTCGGAGGACGGGACGGGCGCGGCCGCCCCGCCGCACGACCGTCCGTCCGGCCCGGCCCTGCTGGAGGCCGTCGAACGGTTCGTCCTGGAGGCCGACCACGCCGACGACCGGCTCCGCTTCCACGCGCGCGTCGCCGCGTCCGCGCTCCGCATCGCGCGCCGCGAACTCCTGCTCGGCGACGCGCACCGCGAGGCCCACGCGGCGCGGCTCGCGCCCCTCGGGTGCGCGAACGACGCCGAGCTCGCCGCCGCCGTCCGCGAGGGCCGGCTGGCCGACCGGACGGACGAGGTCGTCGCGGCCGTCCGCGCGTCCGTCGTCGACAAGCTCACCGTCGCGAACCCCCGCCACCTCGCCACCCCGCCGTAA
- a CDS encoding nuclear transport factor 2 family protein translates to MDLADRFLAAITSGDTDALRTMYAPDATIWHNDDGRQELDDNLRTLRWLSRNLRDMRYEVLRRDALPDGYVQRHVLRGALPDGAPFELHACLFVTVRDGRIARLEEYADSRGSDPLRALAAAQRAARTDARTDARTDVRA, encoded by the coding sequence TTGGACCTCGCGGACCGTTTCCTCGCCGCCATCACCTCGGGCGACACCGACGCACTGCGCACCATGTACGCCCCCGACGCGACGATCTGGCACAACGACGACGGCCGCCAGGAACTCGACGACAACCTGCGGACGCTCCGCTGGCTGTCGCGCAACCTGCGGGACATGCGCTACGAGGTCCTGCGCCGCGACGCCCTGCCCGACGGGTACGTGCAGCGGCACGTCCTGCGCGGCGCCCTCCCCGACGGGGCGCCCTTCGAGCTGCACGCCTGCCTGTTCGTGACCGTCCGGGACGGCCGGATCGCCCGCCTCGAGGAGTACGCCGACAGCCGGGGCAGCGACCCCCTCCGCGCCCTGGCCGCCGCCCAGCGCGCCGCCCGCACGGACGCCCGGACGGACGCCCGCACGGACGTGCGGGCATGA
- a CDS encoding TetR/AcrR family transcriptional regulator, translated as MASETNGAAGPAAPLTERGARTRERLLAAAREVFEERGFLDTRVAHITRHAKVAYGSFYTYFPSKEAVFLEVADRLFADMTAHDLVPLDGPSPAARVRRANRAYYEAYQRNARMMAIIEQVSTFNVEFQEMRRKHRAGTVARSAKAIRRWQAAGLAPADLDPELASRALASMVDHSLYLWLVQGEGPNDRLLDTLDTLSIRALGLDP; from the coding sequence ATGGCGAGCGAGACGAACGGCGCCGCGGGTCCGGCCGCGCCGCTGACCGAACGCGGCGCCCGCACGCGCGAGCGCCTGCTCGCCGCCGCCCGCGAGGTGTTCGAGGAGCGCGGCTTCCTCGACACCCGCGTCGCGCACATCACCCGGCACGCCAAGGTCGCCTACGGCTCCTTCTACACCTACTTCCCCTCCAAGGAGGCCGTGTTCCTGGAGGTCGCCGACCGCCTCTTCGCGGACATGACGGCGCACGACCTCGTCCCCCTGGACGGCCCCTCCCCGGCCGCGCGCGTCCGCCGCGCCAACCGCGCCTACTACGAGGCGTACCAGCGCAACGCCAGGATGATGGCGATCATCGAGCAGGTCTCGACGTTCAACGTCGAGTTCCAGGAGATGCGCCGCAAGCACCGCGCCGGCACCGTCGCCCGCTCCGCCAAGGCCATCCGCCGCTGGCAGGCGGCGGGCCTCGCCCCCGCCGACCTCGACCCCGAACTGGCGTCCCGCGCGCTCGCCTCCATGGTCGACCACTCCCTCTACCTGTGGCTCGTCCAGGGCGAGGGCCCCAACGACCGCCTCCTCGACACCCTCGACACCCTCTCCATCCGCGCCCTCGGCCTCGACCCCTAG